A region of the Mytilus galloprovincialis chromosome 1, xbMytGall1.hap1.1, whole genome shotgun sequence genome:
CAAAGTTGGTTCTCTTACAGATTTTTCACGTGATTTAGATTTTCTTGCAGATTTATCACCTGCTGTCGATTCTCTTGCAGACTTACCAGAGTCTGTCCTTCTCGATTTTACTAAAGGCAAATCAATCTTTTCCGTTACTCTGTCTGACACGTTTGTTTTTTCTCTTGATATTGAATTTCTGGATACTGTCGTCTTTTCCTTCGACAATGTTTGTATTGACATTGAAGATTTTTCTCCTGCTAGTGCTTCACATGTTGATTTCTTTGCAGAATTCTTTGATCTTGCAGACATACTAGTTTTATCTCTAGATAATTGAGAATGTTTATTATTTGCATTTTCTGTGTTGTTATTAACAACGCTTTTGTTCACGTGTTCTGAAGACCCATCTGTATTTTTCTCACTTTTTGCGCGATGGCTTGTCCTTCCTCCACTTGAAGTTGGTAAGTGTTTTGTAGTCTGGGATTTATTTGATGATATTGATGTGACCGTCATAACACTTTTCTCCCTTTCTGGGAGTATTGTAGTTTGATTTGCCAGTTTGGGGTTTCTCAACTGATATTTGTTTTTAGAACTAGTTATTGGTTTGGTTTCTTGATCgacagtttttatttttggaTTCGAGGAATCATGTTCTAAAATATTTGAAGTTTGATTGTCTGTCTGTATTGAAGATTttaaagtgttttcattttctaCACCAATTTTAACAGGATCAGAACAAACAATTATATTGGAATTATTATTGTCAGTTCCAATTTCAGATTTTTCTTCTTTAACTTGCATGTTTTCTTCAGAAGTATATTTGTTTCGATTGACGTTTCCGTTATCTATTACAACGCTTCTCCTGAATGTTTTCTCTGATTTCGTTGTATCGTTCAACTGATCGTGTTTTTCGATGTCTTGCGAAAGGTCTCTCTTTTGATTTTCGTTGAGGAGGGGATCTTCGGATTTGTAACTTTTGGCCAAGGTATTGTCTAGCTGTTCCTTTGATATGTGGTCTTCTTCTAAGGACGATGTATTTTGATTGATACTATTGTTTTCTGTTACTTGACTACTTGTTATAAAGGAAATTTCGTTTTTCTCGCCCGTGTGCTCTTTATCTTGCGATGTACCTTCTATTTTATTAATGGGATTCATCACATTCAGTTTTATGTCTGTTTTACTTTCAGGGCTGAGAACAGTTTTATTTGGTACGATGTGAAGTTTTTTATCATCCAAACGGTACACAACTTCGTCCAAATCATCATCGATTTCCTCTCCTCCTGTCTGTGATCCAAGTTCACTTTTGGGTTCTTCGTGGATAGTTTCTGTCAATAAATTACCCCATGTACCGGCTTCTCCGGAAACGGAACTCATCTTCCTGCTCCTCCCACTAGACATGCGCATTCGACGAAACATTGAAGACATAGGACGCGATTCTGCCTGCGATAGAGTGTCTGATTCAGTTTTCCCTATTGACACAGTTTTTCCTTTGAACCACATCTTCATCAAATCTCTAGCGTCTAAGTGACAATATCGATTTCTTTTCTGAGGATGAAGTACAGGATCGTACTTCTCAAAACTATGTCGTTGATAAATTTTTCTCAAAGCTAACATTTTTGACAAGGATTCTCTTTCATTGTTAATACTTCGAGTGGTTTGAACTAATACTAACTGTTCGCTGTTatctatttttttcctttcaaattcaagtaaatttgatatttgttgatTTTTCGTTCTTGTTGAAAACATTATGTTTTTGCTTGAGCGCATTATTGAATCCATTCTAGATTCTCGGGAAAACCCGAGGCTATGTTGAATAAGTTTTTGCGGCATGTTTGTAATTCTTTGCTACAATAAAACCTGAAATAGTATAAAACAAATGTACTAAATATTGACAAACttaatacatttttcaaattcattttctAACTTCTAAACCATCAACAGTGCgatacagttttttttattattagtttaTTATCTTTGATGAGCATTTGAATATGTGATTGAGGATATATTGAAAGTGTGAGGATATTATAAGCTATATTGAAAGTGGGAGGATATTATTAGCTATATTGAAAGTGTGAGGATATTATTAGCTATATTAAAGTGTGAGGATATTATTTGTATGTTCCTTTTGGTCATATTACCGTGTATATGTTGTATACATTCTGTCTTTcgttgagcgttcctgatgaggGTAAATCCAAACCATCTCTTCGTACGCACCAAattaataaagtatttttttagttttcattttagAAGGTTTTTGACGTACCAAAAAAGACTCATTGCCCTCCAATGCCCTCTATATATATTTGCTATCTTTGAAGTTTTGTTTTGATCCAGTCTTATTGCTGGACATGAAATTGGTATCATAATTTATACCATTTTTAGGGATCAAATATTACTCTGAAGTATTCGTTTGTGTTCGTCCTGTAAACTATTAATTCTTAATTGCCGAAAAGCTTACAATATcagtttttttcaagattttcatcACAAATCATTAAATGcatttgtatgaaatattttttgaaagccAATctacattttgattttgattttatatatatattcagaaaaattgagataaaaacaaaataatttcataaataaaggcaacagtagtataccagttTTCTAAGATCATAAatctattgagagaaaacaaattcgggttacaaactaaaaaacgagggaaacacatcaactataagagttCATAAAACGTTCAGTGGAGGGAAATATTTCTATCATTCAGTCAATTCGGGATACAATATGTTCATGCTAcaagaatttttttcaaaatacccATTTTGTAATAGATAACAAAGCGACCTCGATTTAACTAATGTATAAAATGCCAGTTTTGTGGAAGGTGAGAATAAAACACGGTTTTCTACAGATAATGTAATGATACCCTATAATGGTTAATCAAGATTAAGCATGGTAAAACAAAAACGTGATTGGACGACCACGATATATAAGTAAAGTGTCGATGTCTTAACTTTTCCACGTAGATAGTTGGCTCAAAACTTATCTGTCATTATAAAATATCTATTGCGGACACCCATGGTTAGAAAAATATGTTCATATATGTGagatcatatgttttcgtatgcaTATGTTTTCGTACTATGCATGCTTTTCCATGaaaattgtgacgtcataatgcaTTCTTTATAGAAACAAAACCCATGAGACGAGGATACATTTGCTATTTATGTTATGAATCATATTACGATtcttgaaaacaaaacattgatcatgTACGATGGAGACATACACCCAGAAAACCATAAGTTTGAAAAGTTTATACATAAATCTAGGATACCAGAAGTTTAGAAAGCTTCAACATAATCCATGGAAACCAGAAGTTTAGAAAGCTAAAAAATAACCCAGGCAGACCAGAAGTTTGGAAAGCCAAACTAGATCCAAGAAAACCAAAAGTTTCGAAAGTTTAACATAATCAAAAAAAACTAGAAGTTTCAAAAGCTAAACATTATCCAAAGAAACCAGAAGTTAGGAAAGCTAAACATAATCCAAGGAAACCAGAAGTTtctaaagcaaaaataaaaaaaaggaaaccaGAAGTTTGGAAAGCCAAACTAGATCCAAGAATACATATATGTATGTGCTCTAAGCGTAGTTATTTTTAGACGTGTAGTACCTATTGTAAGAACCGGTTTGGATTTCGCGGGTAGTATATAAGAAAAGGAGCATGTTTTTTTAGTTATCGAGGTTAGGCGGTGACCACTACGGTGATTACTACTACAGTGTAGACATATTTACAGTAGTGTAGAATTGTTATGTAGTTCAGAGATTAATTGGATGTGTACTaattatgatatttgtttatttttagatattctGTAAGGCCAGTGTAccatgaatttttttatttagtgGACGTTACGTATTTGCATTCAGTAAATCAAATGTTTTGGTGGACAATGAAAATTAATGATGATTAAgtttgtacaaataaatgttaataaaatgaACATGGTCACCGTGCTGGACAAAATCAgaaatgtttctttattttatacCAAAATGATATAATATACAGTTTTGGTTTGAAGAAGGTTTCAGAAATTAAGTAGCGATGTGCACATAAATactttatgttcgtttgaacaAGTGAATTAGAACATAACAGAAGTTTCTAAAGCTAAACATAATCCAAAGAAACCAGAAGTTTAAACACCACTTTATCATAAAACCGGGTGAAACGTTTTGAAAGCTAAATCGTAAACCAAGGAATCCAGAAGCTTTGGAAAGCTAAAAAATCAATCCAGGAGACCAGAAGTTAGGAAAGCTTAAacacaatctaaaaaaaaaccaaggaaaTTAAAGTTTAAACACTTAACCATAAAACAAGGGAACCAGAAGTTTTGAAAGCCAAACACAAACCAATGAAACCAGAAGTTTGGTAAGCTAAAACATAAGTTCTGTAGAGCAGAAATTTGGAAAGCTTAAACTTAAactattaaacaaaataaaaagaaactataCTTTTTACAGaaatatagttaattgctgcaagacacaaataaaaaaaaatatgtttttttgggAACAAGTTGTCATCATGTATTATAATGATATAATTGTACATGTGTTATCTTTCAATTTGCCTATATCACTTCAAATAAATTCATCATCGATCAGTGTATTGGTTTTGGGCGTTACATGGAAGGATACCAAATATGCATAtgtacatttcaatattttaatcaGTAATTTATGTTTGATATTGACACAGATATAAACAGTTTGAAGTGAACAATAATATTGTCTTGGTTTAGAAAATATGACATTTAAGTtagttttttctttaatttaataaaattgtgaCTTTAATATTTAAACTTTATCAATTGAAGAAATAATAGTATTGTACTTTGACATGTCAATTAATTGTGCAGTGAAACATATTTGACATGTTTTATCTTAGACAAAAATCTATTATTGTATATCTTTTGAAAGCAAAACAATGTaaagttaataataaaataaattcaagGGTTAGCATTTTCAGCAATCGctaaatcttctttttattttatcaaaataatttttttttaatttataaaatgtttaacaACTTACTTGTTTGGCAAAATTTTAGACTGTACAAATACTATTTATTATGAAAtacaatctataaaaaaaataaaagttaaaattttaattaGGTAACGGTAAATAACAATCTTTTATTCATTTCGTTCAGAAATTAAACGGGTGAAATGTAATTGTTTTCTATTTGGTTACAATTGTCAAAGGTATATATCAAATTTCCTTTAGAGTGTTTGTAAGTCAAAACCTGCTTTAATCCTTTTAATGGTTTTCACAATTTGCGCATTAAATTTCATATTATCGTAAAGATATATCATAGCATAACGTTTCATGAGGTATAAGACAATTATACATTGGAATtgaatataaacaatttattaataTGAAGGTTCGCGTGTTCATGTACTTTGGCTACGCAGATACTGTTGTATCTAAATATTAGCCTAGCttttaagctggggtcacacattcaagatttttactgccgtccttgacaggaccattcccgattacaatttgtcaaaagtctgatcagatcctgtgaatcgtgaatggaaattcaaactttaattaaaatttgtaaaacaaataatttaatcacgacaccaatcagatattgttcacgaagcgtcgatattcaaccgtttccaagcgaatttatcccgataatcccgttctcaatccgattCTAATACAATTTGTATCTTTCTcatggtaaaattcgaccgagtctgtcacgactgcgtcctgattctaccgaatgtaatccgacagagataagacagtgaccagacagtgaaccgacgctgacggaagttatccgttcgaaatttgtcggcatactcgggatgattgggtactgtcggaacgtaatcctttcacggtccgctctatcgcattgcaaacggctttgtctggtctcagtcgtattgtattctgtaattgtcgggactctgacgtgggatcattgacgaatttcgtattaataacgggactgttccggaacggtttcggcaacaacggttcgcaatcgacaagaccTGGATGCAATCTGAATTCAATCGACAGAAAatagcaatgaaaaatttctccagatcattcccgttccacaggacaccgtccggAATACACAGAACAtcgttaggattttgatccgatacagcagaatctgccacgacataggcacgattatAATCCGACTACACAAagtcggctgagtttccccgaatgttacgggacgcacataactgtcggggtgcttcgccgaactattcggacccttcccgacccgtaggaatctgttacgaacttaaacgactgcgttcagacaatgataggacattccagataattaaGGATAGTATTCCGACTTTTTTAcatttcgtgtcgtatcgctgtctgatctcaaacgggagcaataatcggcaatgtgtgaaccccgcattaaagGGTTAAAAAgaataactttattttaaaattttctttacaaattacAAGCATGGTGGTGCATAAATAAAGATTGGtaaagattcatttattttcaaatatgataTTACTATGTCCTATAAGCACCTGTCCTTGGTGGCTCCTGCATTTGGATAACTACATATTAATCTTATTTATGTGCTTCAGCCACAAGGAGGACTATAATAtagtaattctttttttttacaagtattaGTTTATGCTTGTGTTGTAAAATGTTTAAGTTTTTCAGATTTCTGTAAAGAGGCTTGAGTGTCCTTTAAGCACCTGCCCTTTGTGACTCCTGCATATGAACAACAATACTATTTGCTCATATGCATCAGCCACGAGGAAGGACTTAACTcgaagttttttttgtttttttctataatgGATGTGATGCTGCTTCTGGTGCATGGTCAATAATCACTAAACATACAGGTTTGATGTGtgactacatgtattattaactcaatttatatttcatgtttttgtcaaacgtatttctatttttatttttgtttattgtctatTGCAATTGTGTGATAAAAAATTCAATGTACTGATTATGCCTGTAATGGGTCCactattggaaataaaaaaaaatatatcttataataGACTTCATACTAAAATCCATGCCAAAGGCAGACACACGTTCGCCTTTGCAAAATTAATAAATACGTAGATCTACGTCTGGTCGAAATAATGACGATGCATCGTGTGGAAAGAGTGCCACTCTTCCAGCATTTTAAAGAACCCATGCAATAATATTTGAGGAATCCTTGTCAACCTATGATCTATGCTCGTTAAGCACCCTGCTAATATAAGATGGGTGGTATATTGAAAAGAGAAATCCATCATGTAGGTCGACCGGGAAGAAAGGATGAGGATATTGCGACGTTCACTCGCAAATTAAGGTATATTTGATAGTAGACATTTTGCTTTCTAAAATGCCGCTTATGGACTCTTAATAAAGATTTTGCAATGAATCTTAAACGTAGTTTTAGAACATCGGATTATCCTATAGGAAATGACATCATTATATCGAAAAATAATCTGTCATCACTTTGACTTCTCCAGTCCGGTAGTAAAACACTTGCTAAAGGCGGATGCACGTTCGCCTGTGCGAGATTAATATATACGTATCTACGTCGGGTCGAAATGATGACGATGCATCGTGTGGAAATAGTGCCACTCTTCCAGCATTTTAAAGAACCCATGCAATAATATTTGAGGAATCCTTAATCTAAGCTCGTTAAGCACCCTGGTAATATTAGATGGGTGGTATATTGAAAAGAGAAATCCATCAACAGTGTAGGTCGACCGGGAAGAAAGGAGGAGGATATTGCGACTTCCACTCGCAAATTATGGTATATTTGATAGGAGCAGACATTTTGCTTTCAAAATGCCACATATGGACTATGAATAAAGATTTTGCAACGATTCTTAAACGTAAAGAGAGCATCGGATTATCCTATAGGATTTGACGTCATTATATCAAAAGAGTCTGCGTAATCATAACTCCCGCACTCCAAACAGACGCCACTTTagcattgttttttttactttcagaCTGGGGTACACAGATAGCCGCATTTATGCACACCTAAATCGACCTATGGGTTTATATCACATGTGCAAACAAATATCATAAGAATAAAGTTTTGATGAGaacatgaaaaacaattataactGTGCTCAGCTGAATGCAATAATTACACTCTACACTTTTGTTCGTTGTGGCTGTTTTTTGTTTGACATCAACACGAAATAAAGAAAAAGGAACACGTTATCTTTAACAATGTATTCAgccttatttattttacagaaattgATAGAATAATAActtaattacaaaaaaagataaataaaaaaaacgttaAATAAGGTAGGATTGAGCTCCTTTTTTACGTGTGGGTCATGGTACTTACTTGCTTGAAAATCTGTTTAACACTATTTGAATTGACATAAAGAATTTGTTATAGGAGAAAATTTGAATTTGTCATGCATATTGCGTTGTATTTTGGTTTGTTCTTTCTCGTTCGTTCGGTTTTCATTTGTATcataattgctttttttttttttaatttctatcgGTTTTTAATCACTCAATTTCCCCCGTTTTTCCTTATATAATGTTTTAGCAGATCTTCAGCTGAAAGCGTTAAAAGTGTTTACAGTTTAacgaacaaaaatacataaaaatgttcCTACCTCTATAATACAAGCTAGTACATTCTAACGTTTTACGTTGACTTGAATAATAATATGTACCTtgcaattaaaatatattaaaatttacctACAGTTTGTATTAAATGATAAGTTTTATCCTCCACAAATGTTTAAACTGGTGTCTATTTGAactaatataaaaagacaaatatatgCTATATTAGATTTTACAGAATATAATCCAATATCTTagcatttattattttcaaatattattttgtgGGACACGAATTCGATTTTCAATTGTTCTTACACGCCGTAAATAAATATTGGTTAGATAAAATATTTCTGGACTACTTTAAGTCAAAGGATTTcgaatttcaaaagttttgaatcGTTAAAAAAATCGATCGTTTTGCTCATGTATATAAGTCTATAGTAATAATGAATTTACACAGTTTTTATCGGTTATTTGTCTTCGGCTGCTGCGATAAAAGAACACCTTCCGcccatttgttttaatttgtcgCTACGCTAACTTCGTAAAATAGAGATATATTGTTATGACGTAAATGCATCATTGCGTCATTATCAAAGAGTCTTTGTAGCAGATAATTATAGTGCATGTTAGAAATATGCCGGActtttaaaaagattttgaaaGTACAAAGGCGGGggatatatattgatttaatattatagAAAGAATATCCAAATATACGTAaactatgtttgttttttttgttaaacgGAGTTATGTCCATTAATTGTATTTATCAAATAGGTTCCAAGATGTATCGGTTTCTTTAGAttaattaatatgtaaaactTTAGTTTGTATGATTCAGTTTGCCATCTTTATATTGCCCTATACATGTCTCTGTGGTGTTAAGATATAGTATACCTTTCCTCGCTGTTCCTTTCCTAATCTGTATACTATATATTGAAAAGGAAGCTGCATATGTCTATTCATTATATGCTTCAATTTTTCGTTGTCTATTTCAGGCATTTTGAAAgattatgcatatttt
Encoded here:
- the LOC143065514 gene encoding uncharacterized protein LOC143065514; amino-acid sequence: MPQKLIQHSLGFSRESRMDSIMRSSKNIMFSTRTKNQQISNLLEFERKKIDNSEQLVLVQTTRSINNERESLSKMLALRKIYQRHSFEKYDPVLHPQKRNRYCHLDARDLMKMWFKGKTVSIGKTESDTLSQAESRPMSSMFRRMRMSSGRSRKMSSVSGEAGTWGNLLTETIHEEPKSELGSQTGGEEIDDDLDEVVYRLDDKKLHIVPNKTVLSPESKTDIKLNVMNPINKIEGTSQDKEHTGEKNEISFITSSQVTENNSINQNTSSLEEDHISKEQLDNTLAKSYKSEDPLLNENQKRDLSQDIEKHDQLNDTTKSEKTFRRSVVIDNGNVNRNKYTSEENMQVKEEKSEIGTDNNNSNIIVCSDPVKIGVENENTLKSSIQTDNQTSNILEHDSSNPKIKTVDQETKPITSSKNKYQLRNPKLANQTTILPEREKSVMTVTSISSNKSQTTKHLPTSSGGRTSHRAKSEKNTDGSSEHVNKSVVNNNTENANNKHSQLSRDKTSMSARSKNSAKKSTCEALAGEKSSMSIQTLSKEKTTVSRNSISREKTNVSDRVTEKIDLPLVKSRRTDSGKSARESTAGDKSARKSKSREKSVREPTLRKDNTRNEMITTSGSNQMKQPNNSAFPIDTNIPMTAPSLLNWSNRETDSGHIQNKTTNETRRSSSASTLRYDTHHIHNAATNKPVNWKGLINKLRGQNTGTIVDDRVIDAKSTRRLKRREKTFVLSRERTIFPGECKSTWQMRKFIEREVSDLMFSQSPKGKRQYQIELLKERENLRLPLFVDNTKSTSAILRDFKHISKVGRTVTAP